One Drosophila subpulchrella strain 33 F10 #4 breed RU33 chromosome 2R, RU_Dsub_v1.1 Primary Assembly, whole genome shotgun sequence genomic window, GGAAGGAGCCCCGGGGTGGAGTCAAGGAACTTTGCCGCCACATCCCAAATTCCCCTGACAGGCTGGCAGAGGCAGCTTCATCGGGCTTCCACGTCCACGTCCGCCTCGTCTACATCTccatcgtcatcatcatcgggCACATCATGAGGCTCATCAGCATCAACTTGTCTGTCCCTACATCGCCCCAAGAGCTACTAAATTTCACGCAATCACGACCACACACACAGAGTCCTTCGTCCTTCTTCAATTTTCCGTAGCTTTTTTTGTGTGCCGGCAACTgcctaataaaatatttagttgcTGGGAGTCATTGACAAGTTTGCAGACAAGGTTCCTTGGGTTTGTGGTCTCTTTATGCTCCTTGATGAGACAGATACGAGGATGTCAGGTGAGTTGTGCCCGTTTCTCACCTACTGCCTGCCATCTATTCCCcagcactgaaaaaaaaagttctagtgaactcaaatatttatagctTAACTTTAGGTAATAATGTAAGCTATGGAGAAAAATGTGGCCAGGTCTGAAATGAAAAATCTTTGTTCCTTATAGATACATGGATTAATTTCCCTAACTgttattaaacttttttttcagtTCACCGATTTGCGTCCCTCGGTTTTTACGAGGCCCCAAACGTATTAAACGGTCATTGAAACCGTTTTGCACCAGGAAATaatgaaaaattcaaaaaccaatatttaaaaagccATCAAATCAAACAAAGTGCAACAATGTGTGATCCCAAATCGGCAGCCCTCCGTTCCATTTGGGGTATCCTTTCAGCGTTTAATATCTCATCAAGTGTTACGCTTTACGACTACTTAAAACCCCATAAAAAGCGAAACAGAATAAAACTGTGGCAAGGAACAGGCAGCCGAATCCCAAACAAAATCAACGCCGAAAGCCGTAAATTTCCTCCCGTCGGTTTCAGACGGGTTTTCCAGGAAAAAGCTGCTGAAAGGAAAGCGAAAGGAAATGCAAAAAGCGAGAAAGCAACAGCAAAATAGCTACAAAGGCAGCGACAGCAGCAAGATTTAATGATGCAGCATGATTTGCGCATAAAAAGGAGCGGAATAGAATAGAATGAAATGGAATAGAAGgggcggggggcgtggcagggggcCTTACAGCCTGACAGACATCGGCAACTGCTGGGCAAGCTTTGATAAAATGCAGCACTCACATCCACAATCACTTACATCCTCCCATACGACACATACTATGTGTACGAACATATATATTCTAACACTTTAGTTGCGCATAAAATGTAAAAGGACTTTTCATGTGGGCCACAGcagggaaaatggaaaagcaGCTGAGTTTGCTGGGCAAGCAATGTATGCACATATATACCGGAATTTGAATGCATGCCTGCGTCGAAGGGGTGAATAAACCCTTATGAATACAGAAAAGCTACAGTGGATACTAGAAAAAAACCCGGTTAACTTATACTCGGAAATAGATTTTTGtcactaattaaaaattttagaaaatatagGTGAACATGGaacatgtttatattttaatatactaAAATACTGAATCAAGGCTTTtcttataatagagaatataTGGCACATGCGACACTTATTCCAGATACAATTCGGGtcagtaaaatatttaaacgacttcaatgaaataatttatttttgtaaaagtCCTGTCGCTAAAATTTAGAGGAAAAGGATTTTACGAAATAGGACAGAGCAATATatcttaaattaatttaaattaaattaaataatattgatattttaGCTGCGTTATTGTTACAATGTAAAATAATCTTCATCAGGCATTGCTGAATAATACATTCAATTCGTTGGTAccctcatcaatacctatcaattaaatattttctgcCACAAATTTCTAAACTCGACGAAAAGGGAAgtagaaaataaaacaaaacatacCTCGATAACAAAACtgactaaatatttaattatgtttCTTAGCTTTCGGCTAATTTGATGTTTTAACCGTTTGCTAGttactttgtttttgttggtgGCTTCAACTTGCCTTGGGTCAATAtgctaaaatattaaaacagcGAACCCCAAGATCAACAAAAGCTTCGAGTGGAAACCCCCTGTCGGGTCGGGTTTACATCATATTCAGCTTGACTGATATGACAAACTGGAGTTCTAATATGATGACATAAGCATAGCGCTAAAAGTTTGAGAATCATAATTAAACAAACGATGGTTCTGTCAGAATTTTTAAGTGACCAGCCTTTTTGCAGGCCACACAGTTAATGATGGTTATCAAAGTTTCGTTCTTGGTGAAGAAAGTGCTgcaaattatataattatttcatCAGCTACAGTCCAAAAATGGTATCAGTGGTATGATAGCTAAATAACGCACCCTTATCAGTAATTGAGACTGCGTTTTTACAACAACTTCAAGCCGTTTTTTTCAAAgggggataatgaaataaatattattatattgcaATAAGTCTAACATGCCCTTTTATATCGTTCTGTTTATTTATGAACTCAATCTAATTATCGCATTTGAATAAGCCTTAATTTTGTCATACGTctacaattaaaaacaattccCAAGTTATATACGCTAAATGCATTATAAATGGATTCGCAACACAATACCGAGAAACTGAGCAGTGTGGAACCAATTTAATGTTAGAAAGGTATGAAAATAGTTTAAAGCGTAATACAAATGCGTTTATCGTTTTGAAAAAGATAATAATTAATCATAGGTAATGATATGAGATATTCCAAAGGCTATCTTGTTTCGATGCTGTTCCAATTAAGAACAGAAAAGAAACATAACAGATCAAGGgttattcaaatttaaaattcggCCCTTTTGTAGTACTGTGTTATTATTTGTTGTTACAAATTATATTAAGCTGGCAGATACAGTTTTGATTAGATTGTTATAGAGAAAAGAGTGCTTAGAACCTCTCTCAGTAGATAAACAAAAGTGTAAACAAATACGAGCAACACTTGTATTATTCTGGCAAACCACACTGATTGTTTAAAGAGAGCGGTAGATAGACGCTTTTTGCTTGAGTTGATGACAACAAAAGTGGAAATAAAGCTTCTAACCTGTTGAGAATGCAGATAGAGGTTTATCTACATACAAATCGATTACATACGTATTTCTGATTACGTGGGGTATAAAATGCGCTTTCGGGCAATTGTGAAACTCAGTTCGCAATAAATTCTCCGGGTGGTAGAACGTAACTTTCCTCGCAATGGCTGTCCTAGAAATTGGTTTGGCTCTCCTGGCCATCGGTTTTCTGATCTACAAATGGAGTACGGCTACCTTTAAAACCTTTGAGGAGCGGAAATTGCATTTCGAAAAACCGTATCCATTCGTCGGAAATATGGGTGCATCTTTCTTCCAGAGAGCCTGCTTTCAGAAGCAGCTATCCGAGTTCTACGATCGCACTCGTCAACAGTGAGTAGTTCACAACACAACAGTTTCATATTGAAATATTGCTAGGCAACTTAATTGAAATTTCAGCAAACTTGTGGGCTTTTTTAATCTACGCACCCCCATGATCACGCTGAATGATCCGGAGCTGATCAAAAAGATCTGCGTAAAGGACTTCGACCACTTTCCCAACCACCAGCTCTTCATAACCTCCAACGAGCGCCTTATAAACGACATGCTCAGCGTGATGAGAGACCAGCGATGGAAGCACATGAGAAACACCTTGACCCCGGTCTTCACGGCGGCCAAGATGCGTAATATGTTCACCCTGATGAACGAGAGTTTCGCGGAGTGTCTGCAGCACCTGGACACCTCGGAAACTCTTCCCGGAAAGAAGGGTTTTGAAGTGGACATGAAGGTTCTGTGCAACAAGCTCTCCAACGACATTATCGCCACTACAGCGTTTGGACTGAAAGTAAACTCGTATAAGAACCCGGATAATGAGTTCTACGACATCGGGCAGTCACTGGTTTTTTCCCGCGGAATGCAGTTCTTTAAGTTCATGCTGGCCTCAATGGTGCCTAAGATTTTTAACGTAAGTGCATTCAGAAGATTTATACAGTGAAACtgtttctaatttatttatttattttttagttcTTTAGACTGACAATCTTTGAAGCCGGCAAAGTGGAGTACTTTGTTCGCCTGGTTGTGGATGCCATTAGGTACCGGGAGAAGCACAATATCTCGCGTCCCGACATGATCCAGCTGCTGATGGAGGCCAAGAGGGAGTCGGAGGATAACTGGACTGACGATGAGATTGTGGCCCAGTGCTTCATTTTCTTTTTCGCCGCCTTCGAAAACAACTCCAACTTAATCTGCACCACCACCTATGAGCTGCTCCATAATCCCGAAGTCCAAGAGCGTTTGTACGAGGAGGTGAAGGAGACCCAGGAGGCTCTGAAGGGAGGTTCCCTAACTTACGATACTGTGCAAAAGATGACCTACATGGACATGGTTATTTCCGAATCCCTCCGAAAGTGGACTTTGGCCGCCGCCACCGATCGTCTTTGCTCCAAGGATTACACCCTTACGGATGAAGATGGCACCAAACTCTTCGACTTCAAAGTGGGCGACCGCGTCAACATCCCCATCTCTGGGCTGCACTTGGATGACCAATACTTCCCGGAACCCAGAAAGTTTGACCCGGATCGGTTTAGCGAAGAACGTAAGGGAGAATTGGTGCCCTACACCTACTTGCCTTTTGGCGTAGGACCTCGAAACTGCATAGGTGAGTCAAGGAAAAATAAGAAGATTTCTACGAGATTTCCTTTGAATGCTGTTGGTTATCTTCTGCTTATTTTTTAGgcatttataatttttgttagGGTGCACACCTgcagtattttaagtttaagatATAGCTAGTGCCCATATACCAGGTTTTAAAATAGTAGCCAATCATAAATGATATTGTACctaccatttaaatatttgcaggaAACCGATATGCTTTAATGCAGGTCAAGGGCATGCTATATAACCTCCTGCTAAACTACAAGATTGAGGCTTCCCCCAGGACCACCAAGGATCTGTGGGGATCTGCACGAGGCTTTAACTTTACCCCCCGGACTGGCTTCTGGATGCACTTGGTTCCGCGAAAGTAAAATGATGTGGATACCAAACAGACTACTCagctattttaaaataaaatgcacataaatacataacatttaacatttaatgGACACTTGTTAATATTGCACAATAAAAGTTGTACCGATTTAATTTTGTAACGAAATGTTTTAACTCGAATtctattttaaattgttaaagGGAAGAACtgaacatatatatataaatatatgaacataaatatataacaaggaagaacgctatagtcgagtacctcgactatcagatacccgttactcagctaaagggaccaaagggaaatggagatatgcaagcagcaaagcgagatttaaatgcgccacctaccggcggaagacagatttaagcattgtgggcgttagggtaggcgtggattttggatcaatcgataggcattgacgagaccaatacatttcagttaaaatttttaatctagcataaaaattgtgggcgccacaggcttgggcggtttgtgggcgttagagtgggcgtggcatattcgcataacaaacttgcgcttcgtacaaggctacgggatctaaatctgaaatcccaatactctatctttgatagtttccgagatatccgcgttcatatttacgattttttgaagtttgtgggcggtttgtgggcgttaaagtgggcgtggcaaacttttttttgggtcaatcgataggtattgatgagagcaattcatttcagtttaaatttttactctagcatcaaaactgtagaagccacagttttgggcggtttgtgggcgttagagtgggcgtggcactctactgaaacaaacttgcgctgcgtaagaagctcaggaatctgctcgccaaatctcaatagcctagttcTCATAGTTTCccagatctcagcgttcattcggacagacggacagacggacatggctagatcgactcggctagtgaacctgatcaagaatatatatactttatggggtcggaaacgcttccttctgcctgttacatactttccgacgaatctagtatacccttttactctacgagtaacgggtataattaatatataaaacatatataaataatatacggTTCGATTCCAGCCCAATTTGGTTGAAAGCGATTATTGTGTCACCCCTGGGGTTGCCTATCTACTGttcttaattttgttttttttttgtttaatattaatattgtGTGAAAATATCTCGTTGCCTGGTGCAATTATTTCTATCAAACACGATTACGAAGTGGGGTCTACATAGCTAAAAAGATAGTGTTGCTGATATATAATTGAactcttattttttgttccATGAGTGAACAGAGAGCTTTGCTCATTAGATaacaaaaacataaacaaatcAAAAAGTGCGAAATACACATCACTCTACAagcttattttttttgcaagGTAATTTTTCGAAGAGAGCGGCAGATaagtttaaaatgtattggtatatttgaaaaaaaagtCTCAAACCTGTTGCAAGCGATATCTCTCTTAtaacattatgaatatattaatTGATGTACTTGTTATTTGCTGAACTTACTCGGTATTAATTTCACCAAGTGCTTGGACATTACTTCTCGCCCTTTTCCATCAGTCTATAATATGGGTCCATCGGCCATGCAGAAAGCCTCCTTTCAAAAGCACTAGACACCAGTAAGTGACTTGGAATCGATTAAAAATAGCGAAATAGCAAGAATATCTTATTAAATTCTACAAAACCCAACTGGTTTAAAAGATCTGCGTTAAGGACTTTGATCATTTTTCTAAGCACCAGCATTTTAGAAGCCCTGCTTATTGTGATGATGGTTTAAACCTGGAGGGACCCTGGTCTTCACGACTGCCAAGAAGGGTAACATGCTTATCCGGACGGAAGAAAATGTAGCGTAATGCCTGTAGCATCTGTAAACACAACATGAGTTCCACGTGATAGGTTAGACACAGGTTTTCTCCCAGGGACTTCCATTCTCAAAGTTCATGATGCTTGTCTTTGCTTTTAAAGTGCAGGTGAAGGGCATTCTATAGAACCAATGCCAAATTAGAAGGTACAAGCTTCAACCAAGTCTCTTTAGGAATCGGCGCGCGGGTTGGATCCCAATCCATATTCTGAATGCAGCTGGTGCCCCGCAAATAAGACAATAAAACGACCATTTAGgtttttaagaataaaatacacagacatatattttacttttgATTATGTTTCCATACACACTTGTTGATATAGCATAGCTTAGACATAGGTTTTCGTTAAACTCTCACTGGTTGGTTACAAAACTTTCCTCACTCCAAGTATTCTGGACACATTCCCTTTATATAACAATTTCGCTTTCACGCTGCGGAGAAAGCACGCAAATTACATAAAACGTTTGGTTTGCAAACAAAAGAATCTTCAATTTGATTTGTTTAACAAAATATCCGAGGaaaagaaaattcaaatgTTGTAAATGCTAATGGTTTTCTATCTCGAAGTTTCgttgtgtttgtggatatGCCATTAAATTTTGCGTTCTGCTTTTTGCCATTTTAAATTATTGCACATTTGGCTAATATCTGAAACAGATAATACTTTCACTCTTTTGGAGATTCTTTTGTTGGCCTTCGATTGGATTTCGTTGAAGTTTATTGTTCGTTGATTGCGTTGTTTGTGGTCTCTacttttcgtttgtttttgttctgcCTACATCTAACACTAGAATAGCTTATGTTTTATGGTAATGCCCGCGATGGGGCATGTGTATATGAATATGCAAATATGATATAGTTTTATAGCTTTGTACAACGATTTCTCTCATCTCTGATCTCATATGTGCCTTCTTATTCGGTGTATTATACATGTCGATATGTTATTTACAGCCACGGTTGCCATTTCTTGAAGAATCCTTTAAAGTATTAACGAAAAATTGATGTAAGGATAGAACTCATCTTGACAACCGTGTTAAAAACTTTTTCCAGATCTCATCCCCAACCTAGACGCTATATAGTCTTCCGTTGCTGGTGTGCTGGGAACTGGAGTGGCGGGCCTTCCCCAGCCCAAAGAAGTTCCACACCCTCCGCAGGCAGCCAGGCTTCTTCTCCGGCAGCATCAGACTCTGCTCCTCCAGGATCGTGTCCAGGATGTAGTAGCTGCTCAGGTTGAAGGGCGGTGGCGGCAGCATGGGGGGTGGTCAGGAAATCGTGCAGTTCTTGCTCTCGTGCATGATCGCCGGGGTAACGGATGCACTGCCTCCGCCAGGAGCGAGGGAGGAGTCCTGGGCCAGCTTCTTCTTGCGCTCGTAGGCCAGCGCATCGTTGGGCACATAGGCCACCCTCACTCCACCGTAGTGCTTTCGCGCCGGCAGGCGGTACACATAGTCATCCATGTCGCTCGAGGAACTGGAGGAGCAGGTGGAGCAGATGCTGGCCACGTCGCAGTTGTCCAGGTTGTTCAGCAGGTTGAGTGGCCCCGTTCCCGTTCCCCCACCCACCTGCGTCTGGGCATTGTGCAGGCGGAGATTGGTCTGGTTGATCTGCATCTCCGAGGAGCTGCGCGACTGGTTGCGACGCCTCCTCCGCCGCCGGGCATTCGAGTTGTCCGTGTAGCTCTTGGAGCGCGACATGGTGTCCTGGACACTGTGGAAGCGCACTTCCTTCAGCGGCCGGTTGTCCAGCTGCTCGTCATCTAAATCCTGATCAGCCGGGTGCTCCTGATTGCGATTGGTGGTGAAGAGTTGCTCGTAACCATCATGGGGCAGCTCTCTCACCGGCTCGTTGTCCAGCTCCAGTTCGTGGGCCAGTTCCTGGGTGCTCTGCGTCAGATCGGAGTTACTGGGGGAGTTCAGGTTGATCTTGTCGATGCTCTGGTAGCTGTGCGAGTCGTCCGCCTTCGAGAGCAGCATGTCCGGCATGGAGTTGGTCAGGGTCTGGGCGTCCCCGAAGATGGACTTGTCGCCGGCGCAAATGTTGTCCAGGCTGATGCCCAGTTCGGTGAGGTCGATGGGCGGCGGATGGGCAGGGCGTGGCATGCCCGGAACTCCTCCTCCGAGCAGTAGATCCGCCACGCCGGCAGCCTCCATGCGCTGCCTCTCCTGCCGCTCGAGGAGATCGCCGGCGCTGCCCGTGGCCTTCGGATGACCATGGTGGCCCTTTCGTCCTGGATCCCGCTCCCTCTCCCGCTCACCAACCCTTCGCGGTGATCTAGCTATTTGGCTAGAGGTGGAGGCCCGGTGTGTGGGTCTTAGTTGGGGACCCGAACTCGTGTCAGAGGGCGTGGGTGGTTCGCCCTTGCTGCAGGCGATCGAGCAGTAGATGGTGCCCCTTCTGGGCAGGAAGGGTCTGCCCAGCAGGGAGCAGCGGCAGGTGCAGCAGCTGAAGCACTGGTCCGTCGCATGCCAGTGCTGCCCGTCGTGGCTCATCTGGCCCTGGTCCACCCCAATCACCTCCCCGCAGTAGTCGCAGTACTCGGCGAACATCGTGTCGAAGCAGGCCAGACAGTACGGTTTGCCCTCGCGCATGATGTACCGCTGGCCGCCCAGCTGGTGCTCGCACTCCTGGCAGGCGAAGTGCTTCATGTGCCACGTCCGACCCTCCGCCTCCGTGCACTCGTCCGAGAAGATGATCTGGTTTGGGGTAAGGAAAAAAAGGGAAACATCGGATTAGGCAAGAAATAGGAATGGTGGTCGGGATAGGACTGTACACATAAAATATCTTAAGTGTCAACATACAAAAGCCCTTCACCAATCGATTAATATTACTCGGGAAACAGAAGGTACTGAGATCTCTTAAGACTAATACAAACCGTAATATATACTAGCATAtcaaattaattgaaaaaaaatatataatccacttacaatataaatataacCTTCTACATTCTAGATTGCCCCCATATCataagtttaaaaataaaatttgattcAACATTCTTCTTTACAAAGTAACAGGAATATATGTTATTCATTAAAATTGTCCTTAAAATGTGAAATTTCATTTCAAATTTCTTTCTTTTACAGCAGCAATAAAAAAACTGGACCTACGGCAAAGATTCGCATGATATGCAATAGACAATTATTCCAGATACCtacgttaaaataaataaattaataaattaaagattatttatCACAAAATCTTAAAACAACTTAATAGGGTGTTATATAAgaagtttaattaaatttatagataattaaatttataattttacctaaaatatatatgttgtACCTTTTTAATCAAAGTTTACTTATTTAAAATGACTTAAACTTAAAACTTTAGAAATGGTTTTATCTAAGTAGTTAAATTCAACGCATCCAGAATTCAAATAACTAAAATCTCTTTAAAGTTTACCAAAAATCCATCTACAAAGCCGCAGCCTTTCTCCACCGACATTGCTAGTCAAGAATTCTGACGAGCACTTACCTCATCACAGGCGGAGCAGCGAGGCTTCTGGGTCTCGGCGTGGTGGCGACCGCAGTAGAGGTTCCCGTCCCGCTGGAAGTAGATGAGGTCCACCAGCAGCTCCTTGCAGACGCTGCACACAAAGCAGCCCGGATGCCAGCACAACTGGGCGCCCAGCCGCTGGGCGAAAACCACGATGTCACCGCCCGACAAAGGCTCCTCGCACTGAAAAAAAAGAGGAAGAACCAGAGGATGAGTAAGGTAAATCGTAGAAATGGAAGAAATATGCTCGAGTTCTTCGAGCGATAAAAATCTGCAGCGTctggctgctgctgccgggGCAGAAATATTTAAGCGACTATAAATGCTAAATAACGGTAATAAAACGCTTAAGCTCAACGCCCCACAATCCCCACCCCCTCCGGAAAAAGGGGCCTCCAGCAGGGAAAAGTCCTGCTCTGTGGTTTTCCCAGCCCCTCTCTGCCCACGGATTTTCCAAAGCGGAAATCATGCAAAAATAGCTGCCGGCCATGTGTCCGTGTCAGCCCGGTGTGTTCGGGGTGGTCCGGGTGCTCGGTGTGTTTGGTCCACCCCAAAAGTGCTCCTCGGTGGATAAGGAAGCGCTTTAAGTGGAGCTGGCTGCTGGGAAACTTCTGGAAACCGAAACTGAGAAATGCGAGCAGGAAGTGCCGCTTTTAATGACTGCTGGCAAGCCACGCAGCTCGAGACTCGTTAAATTTAAACGCGCTCGCATAATGAACTTATTTCGCCCGAAAGGGTTCACAGCCAAAGGTCCCGGGCATGGTGACGTTTTATGTCCCTAAATAAGGGCTCTAATTGAGTTCACTCAGAGGTCAGACGGTCGAAAGGAGAATTCTAAACTATTAGTCGGAGAAGCACCATATTTCAgctattttaaaatgaaatatttcgaaacactttgaattttaataacatttacaTTGCGGAATTTTAAAACCTTAAGAGTTTGACGGATTTTGTTATAATGAGTTTTAAACTCATAAAGCATATTCTGTATCGTTTTGGAAATGGAAGTTAGGATAACTTTAATATTCATtcagaaaaataattttaattaaaagttaacatcaattgtaattaaaattataattattttgccTTCAATATATGGAAACTTTCTGCATATGTTATAAAGTTTAAgccaaagaaaataaatgttaGATTGGTATATGATATTTTTCTTGAAGTTACCGACGCGTTTAAAACCGTTGAAGGTAAGAATAATGTTTGTTTATCATAGACAAACTTTAAAGACACATTTGTGAAGGAGGCTCTTACTTTACATATCTACAATATCTCTATTTTGATAACTCTGTTTTGATAGCCGCCCACACCTGTCTGCCACTTTCCGCATTTCCGGCCATAAAGCAATTAGCCCGCCCACTCTGATATATGCACAATCCTCCTATAAGGAGCAAGACATGCAGTTTCTAGGAACCTGACCCCAAACCAAAGCCCCCTGCCAATTTGCACCCTCATTTCAGGCAGTTGGCGAGATTGTTCCACTGCGTCTCCGTTCTCGGTTTCGGCGGTTTCTGGCGCAGGCAAATTACCCGGTGCCACCGCAGAGCCACCACAGGGCCCCATTGCCATTGCCAGTCAGCCAGGAACCACTGTTCTGTATTCAGTATTCAGTATTCAGTACTCGGTATCCAGGAGCTCCTTAACTTTCCAGGCTATTAAACCTCGGCGCGGGCGATGCTCCCGCTCCGTGGGATGTGCTCCGTTCTGGACCCACATCCTCCGCCGATTCCCCGCAATCAGCATTTACTTTTGCAAGCCATTAAGCATTGACAGGCGAGAGCTTTGGGCCCCGACTGTACTGGGTTGATAATATCCCGGGGCGTAAGTAGCTTCTCTCTATGCGTCGTTAATTGTTTGGCAACTTCAAAAATTTATCGCCTCGGGCCACGAAAATCATAAAAACCTTGAAGCAGCTCGCTGCGCACTTTAATTAGGCAGTTCCCCTGCCCTTATCCCATTTTCCCTATCCCTTTCATTTTCCCTGGCTAATGACGCATTGAAGTCGGAATAGACTTGTCCTTGCACTTTGGCCCGGCTAACCCCAGAAACTCGGCAAAAAACTTTTCCCGCAGGAAGCGCTTTAAGTAGTTTCTGCGGTGGGGACAAAGTGCTAAAGTTTTCAGCTAGGATTCAAAGGGGGATTGATCCCAGGGCCCAACCAATTTCGGTCCTAAGCCCGCCCCCGCCATTGATTAGTTTGTCCGGAAAATCTGTGCACTTAAAATGACATTTTTCATTGGACTGCCAGCCCGGCTAAATGTCATGTAAATAACAGCAATCGCTGCTCATTTATCTTATCAATCCAATTAATCCCAGTTGGCTGTTGGCTGCCGCTTGTTTGCAGGCACTCTGCGCCAGACAATTATGCTATTGACAAATTGTTGCCGGCGGAGCCATCGCAGCACCTATAAAC contains:
- the LOC119551246 gene encoding cytochrome P450 9b2, whose amino-acid sequence is MAVLEIGLALLAIGFLIYKWSTATFKTFEERKLHFEKPYPFVGNMGASFFQRACFQKQLSEFYDRTRQHKLVGFFNLRTPMITLNDPELIKKICVKDFDHFPNHQLFITSNERLINDMLSVMRDQRWKHMRNTLTPVFTAAKMRNMFTLMNESFAECLQHLDTSETLPGKKGFEVDMKVLCNKLSNDIIATTAFGLKVNSYKNPDNEFYDIGQSLVFSRGMQFFKFMLASMVPKIFNFFRLTIFEAGKVEYFVRLVVDAIRYREKHNISRPDMIQLLMEAKRESEDNWTDDEIVAQCFIFFFAAFENNSNLICTTTYELLHNPEVQERLYEEVKETQEALKGGSLTYDTVQKMTYMDMVISESLRKWTLAAATDRLCSKDYTLTDEDGTKLFDFKVGDRVNIPISGLHLDDQYFPEPRKFDPDRFSEERKGELVPYTYLPFGVGPRNCIGNRYALMQVKGMLYNLLLNYKIEASPRTTKDLWGSARGFNFTPRTGFWMHLVPRK